One Vulpes lagopus strain Blue_001 chromosome 18, ASM1834538v1, whole genome shotgun sequence DNA window includes the following coding sequences:
- the SPAG4 gene encoding sperm-associated antigen 4 protein isoform X8, with protein sequence MRRSPRPGSATSPHKHTPNFYSDNSNSSVSVTSGDSSGPRSAGPGPGEPEGRRARGSSCGEPALSAGVSGGTTWAGSSRQKPAPRSHNGPTACGAATVRGGASEPAGSPVVSEEQLDLLSTLDLRQEMPPPRVSKSFLSMGQASRNPSDPLAPHSEFQFSFPRDRFRSEPGPCLLLQVLSVLLSLVGDVLIVVYREVCSIRFLLTAMSLLSLFLAALWWGLLYLIPPLENEPREMLTLSEYHERVRSQGQQLQQLQAELDKLHKEVSSVRAANSERVAKLVFQRLNEDFVRKPDYALSSVGASIDLEKTSHDYEDANTAYFWNRFSFWNYARPPTVILEGLQVDDETEVFLGKFTFNVEKSEIQTFHLQVPAWEGRPAGFTQAGLSLYPALGHLRKRRPLESPYSSNSLRVSSMGQDTVSTTNPGMMGRCRKSILAFINNSEPKLDLTLNSL encoded by the exons ATGCGGCGGAGCCCCCGCCCGGGCTCGGCCACGTCCCCTCACAAGCACACGCCCAACTTCTACAGCGACAACAGCAACAGCTCAGTGAGCGTCACCTCGGGGGACAGCAGCGGGCCCCGGTCAGCTGGACCGGGGCCCGGGGAGCCCGAGGGCAGAAGAGCCCGGGGCTCGAGCTGCGGTGAGCCCGCCTTGAGCGCAGGAGTGTCCGGAGGAACCACATGGGCTGGAAGCTCTCGGCAGAAGCCTGCGCCTCGGAGCCACAATGGGCCGACCGCCTGTGGCGCGGCAACcgtgaggggcggggcctcgg AACCGGCTGGCTCTCCCGTAGTCTCTGAGGAGCAGCTCGACCTTCTCTCGACCCTGGATCTGAGGCAGGAGATGCCTCCACCGCGCGTGTCCAAGAGCTTCTTGAGTATGGGCCAGGCCAGCCGGAACCCCTCTGACCCTCTGGCTCCCCACTCTGAATTCCAGTTCTCATTTCCGAGAGACCGTTTTCGTTCTGAGCCGGGCCCAT gccTGCTGTTGCAGGTGCTGAGCGTGTTGCTGTCCCTGGTAGGAGACGTGCTGATCGTCGTGTACAG GGAGGTCTGTTCCATCCGCTTCCTGCTCACGGCTATGTCACTGCTGAGCCTCTTTCTGGCAG CACTCTGGTGGGGGCTGCTGTACCTGATCCCTCCTTTGGAGAAT GAACCTAGAGAGATGCTGACTCTAAG CGAGTACCACGAGCGCGTACGCTCCCAGGGGCAGCAACTGCAGCAGCTCCAGGCCGAGTTGGATAAACTGCACAAGGAAGTGTCTAGCGTTCGCGCAGCCAACAGCGAG AGAGTGGCCAAGCTTGTATTCCAGAGGTTGAATGAAGACTTTGTGAGGAAACCCGACTATGCGCTGAGCTCTGTGG GGGCCTCCATCGACCTTGAGAAGACATCACACGATTATGAGGATGCGAACACTGCCTATTTCTGGAATCGCTTCAGCTTCTGGAATTACGCACGGCCGCCAACGGTTATCCTGGAG GGCCTCCAGGTTGATGACGAGACTGAAGTTTTCTTGGGGAAATTCACCTTCAATGTGGAGAAATCGGAGATTCAGACTTTCCATCTACAG GTCCCAGCTTGGGAAGGAAGGCCAGCAGGCTTCACCCAGGCAGGGCTGAGCCTGTATCCAGCTCTAGGACACCTAAGGAAGAGAAGGCCCTTAGAGTCTCCATACTCCTCTAATTCCCTTAGGGTGAGCTCAATGGGACAGGACACGGTGAGTACAACCAACCCTGGTATGATgggaagatgcagaaaaagtatacTGGCCTTCATCAACAACTCTGAGCCCAAATTGGACCTCACCCTAAATTCCCTATAA
- the SPAG4 gene encoding sperm-associated antigen 4 protein isoform X11 translates to MRRSPRPGSATSPHKHTPNFYSDNSNSSVSVTSGDSSGPRSAGPGPGEPEGRRARGSSCGEPALSAGVSGGTTWAGSSRQKPAPRSHNGPTACGAATVRGGASEPAGSPVVSEEQLDLLSTLDLRQEMPPPRVSKSFLSMGQASRNPSDPLAPHSEFQFSFPRDRFRSEPGPCLLLQVLSVLLSLVGDVLIVVYREVCSIRFLLTAMSLLSLFLAALWWGLLYLIPPLENEPREMLTLSEYHERVRSQGQQLQQLQAELDKLHKEVSSVRAANSERVAKLVFQRLNEDFVRKPDYALSSVGASIDLEKTSHDYEDANTAYFWNRFSFWNYARPPTVILEPDVFPGNCWAFEGDQGQVVIRLPGRVQLSDITLQHPPPSVAHTGGAKSAPRDFAVYGLQVDDETEVFLGKFTFNVEKSEIQTFHLQVLL, encoded by the exons ATGCGGCGGAGCCCCCGCCCGGGCTCGGCCACGTCCCCTCACAAGCACACGCCCAACTTCTACAGCGACAACAGCAACAGCTCAGTGAGCGTCACCTCGGGGGACAGCAGCGGGCCCCGGTCAGCTGGACCGGGGCCCGGGGAGCCCGAGGGCAGAAGAGCCCGGGGCTCGAGCTGCGGTGAGCCCGCCTTGAGCGCAGGAGTGTCCGGAGGAACCACATGGGCTGGAAGCTCTCGGCAGAAGCCTGCGCCTCGGAGCCACAATGGGCCGACCGCCTGTGGCGCGGCAACcgtgaggggcggggcctcgg AACCGGCTGGCTCTCCCGTAGTCTCTGAGGAGCAGCTCGACCTTCTCTCGACCCTGGATCTGAGGCAGGAGATGCCTCCACCGCGCGTGTCCAAGAGCTTCTTGAGTATGGGCCAGGCCAGCCGGAACCCCTCTGACCCTCTGGCTCCCCACTCTGAATTCCAGTTCTCATTTCCGAGAGACCGTTTTCGTTCTGAGCCGGGCCCAT gccTGCTGTTGCAGGTGCTGAGCGTGTTGCTGTCCCTGGTAGGAGACGTGCTGATCGTCGTGTACAG GGAGGTCTGTTCCATCCGCTTCCTGCTCACGGCTATGTCACTGCTGAGCCTCTTTCTGGCAG CACTCTGGTGGGGGCTGCTGTACCTGATCCCTCCTTTGGAGAAT GAACCTAGAGAGATGCTGACTCTAAG CGAGTACCACGAGCGCGTACGCTCCCAGGGGCAGCAACTGCAGCAGCTCCAGGCCGAGTTGGATAAACTGCACAAGGAAGTGTCTAGCGTTCGCGCAGCCAACAGCGAG AGAGTGGCCAAGCTTGTATTCCAGAGGTTGAATGAAGACTTTGTGAGGAAACCCGACTATGCGCTGAGCTCTGTGG GGGCCTCCATCGACCTTGAGAAGACATCACACGATTATGAGGATGCGAACACTGCCTATTTCTGGAATCGCTTCAGCTTCTGGAATTACGCACGGCCGCCAACGGTTATCCTGGAG CCAGATGTATTCCCGGGGAATTGCTGGGCTTTTGAGGGCGACCAGGGCCAGGTGGTGATCCGGCTACCGGGTCGTGTGCAACTAAGCGACATCACCCTGCAGCACCCACCACCCAGTGTGGCACACACCGGAGGAGCCAAAAGCGCCCCCCGCGACTTCGCAGTCTAC GGCCTCCAGGTTGATGACGAGACTGAAGTTTTCTTGGGGAAATTCACCTTCAATGTGGAGAAATCGGAGATTCAGACTTTCCATCTACAG GTTCTTCTCTGA
- the SPAG4 gene encoding sperm-associated antigen 4 protein isoform X3, translated as MRRSPRPGSATSPHKHTPNFYSDNSNSSVSVTSGDSSGPRSAGPGPGEPEGRRARGSSCGEPALSAGVSGGTTWAGSSRQKPAPRSHNGPTACGAATVRGGASEPAGSPVVSEEQLDLLSTLDLRQEMPPPRVSKSFLSMGQASRNPSDPLAPHSEFQFSFPRDRFRSEPGPCLLLQVLSVLLSLVGDVLIVVYREVCSIRFLLTAMSLLSLFLAALWWGLLYLIPPLENEPREMLTLSEYHERVRSQGQQLQQLQAELDKLHKEVSSVRAANSERVAKLVFQRLNEDFVRKPDYALSSVGASIDLEKTSHDYEDANTAYFWNRFSFWNYARPPTVILEPDVFPGNCWAFEGDQGQVVIRLPGRVQLSDITLQHPPPSVAHTGGAKSAPRDFAVYGLQVDDETEVFLGKFTFNVEKSEIQTFHLQVPAWEGRPAGFTQAGLSLYPALGHLRKRRPLESPYSSNSLRVSSMGQDTVLL; from the exons ATGCGGCGGAGCCCCCGCCCGGGCTCGGCCACGTCCCCTCACAAGCACACGCCCAACTTCTACAGCGACAACAGCAACAGCTCAGTGAGCGTCACCTCGGGGGACAGCAGCGGGCCCCGGTCAGCTGGACCGGGGCCCGGGGAGCCCGAGGGCAGAAGAGCCCGGGGCTCGAGCTGCGGTGAGCCCGCCTTGAGCGCAGGAGTGTCCGGAGGAACCACATGGGCTGGAAGCTCTCGGCAGAAGCCTGCGCCTCGGAGCCACAATGGGCCGACCGCCTGTGGCGCGGCAACcgtgaggggcggggcctcgg AACCGGCTGGCTCTCCCGTAGTCTCTGAGGAGCAGCTCGACCTTCTCTCGACCCTGGATCTGAGGCAGGAGATGCCTCCACCGCGCGTGTCCAAGAGCTTCTTGAGTATGGGCCAGGCCAGCCGGAACCCCTCTGACCCTCTGGCTCCCCACTCTGAATTCCAGTTCTCATTTCCGAGAGACCGTTTTCGTTCTGAGCCGGGCCCAT gccTGCTGTTGCAGGTGCTGAGCGTGTTGCTGTCCCTGGTAGGAGACGTGCTGATCGTCGTGTACAG GGAGGTCTGTTCCATCCGCTTCCTGCTCACGGCTATGTCACTGCTGAGCCTCTTTCTGGCAG CACTCTGGTGGGGGCTGCTGTACCTGATCCCTCCTTTGGAGAAT GAACCTAGAGAGATGCTGACTCTAAG CGAGTACCACGAGCGCGTACGCTCCCAGGGGCAGCAACTGCAGCAGCTCCAGGCCGAGTTGGATAAACTGCACAAGGAAGTGTCTAGCGTTCGCGCAGCCAACAGCGAG AGAGTGGCCAAGCTTGTATTCCAGAGGTTGAATGAAGACTTTGTGAGGAAACCCGACTATGCGCTGAGCTCTGTGG GGGCCTCCATCGACCTTGAGAAGACATCACACGATTATGAGGATGCGAACACTGCCTATTTCTGGAATCGCTTCAGCTTCTGGAATTACGCACGGCCGCCAACGGTTATCCTGGAG CCAGATGTATTCCCGGGGAATTGCTGGGCTTTTGAGGGCGACCAGGGCCAGGTGGTGATCCGGCTACCGGGTCGTGTGCAACTAAGCGACATCACCCTGCAGCACCCACCACCCAGTGTGGCACACACCGGAGGAGCCAAAAGCGCCCCCCGCGACTTCGCAGTCTAC GGCCTCCAGGTTGATGACGAGACTGAAGTTTTCTTGGGGAAATTCACCTTCAATGTGGAGAAATCGGAGATTCAGACTTTCCATCTACAG GTCCCAGCTTGGGAAGGAAGGCCAGCAGGCTTCACCCAGGCAGGGCTGAGCCTGTATCCAGCTCTAGGACACCTAAGGAAGAGAAGGCCCTTAGAGTCTCCATACTCCTCTAATTCCCTTAGGGTGAGCTCAATGGGACAGGACACG GTTCTTCTCTGA
- the SPAG4 gene encoding sperm-associated antigen 4 protein isoform X5: protein MRRSPRPGSATSPHKHTPNFYSDNSNSSVSVTSGDSSGPRSAGPGPGEPEGRRARGSSCGEPALSAGVSGGTTWAGSSRQKPAPRSHNGPTACGAATVRGGASEPAGSPVVSEEQLDLLSTLDLRQEMPPPRVSKSFLSLLLQVLSVLLSLVGDVLIVVYREVCSIRFLLTAMSLLSLFLAALWWGLLYLIPPLENEPREMLTLSEYHERVRSQGQQLQQLQAELDKLHKEVSSVRAANSERVAKLVFQRLNEDFVRKPDYALSSVGASIDLEKTSHDYEDANTAYFWNRFSFWNYARPPTVILEPDVFPGNCWAFEGDQGQVVIRLPGRVQLSDITLQHPPPSVAHTGGAKSAPRDFAVYGLQVDDETEVFLGKFTFNVEKSEIQTFHLQVPAWEGRPAGFTQAGLSLYPALGHLRKRRPLESPYSSNSLRVSSMGQDTVSTTNPGMMGRCRKSILAFINNSEPKLDLTLNSL, encoded by the exons ATGCGGCGGAGCCCCCGCCCGGGCTCGGCCACGTCCCCTCACAAGCACACGCCCAACTTCTACAGCGACAACAGCAACAGCTCAGTGAGCGTCACCTCGGGGGACAGCAGCGGGCCCCGGTCAGCTGGACCGGGGCCCGGGGAGCCCGAGGGCAGAAGAGCCCGGGGCTCGAGCTGCGGTGAGCCCGCCTTGAGCGCAGGAGTGTCCGGAGGAACCACATGGGCTGGAAGCTCTCGGCAGAAGCCTGCGCCTCGGAGCCACAATGGGCCGACCGCCTGTGGCGCGGCAACcgtgaggggcggggcctcgg AACCGGCTGGCTCTCCCGTAGTCTCTGAGGAGCAGCTCGACCTTCTCTCGACCCTGGATCTGAGGCAGGAGATGCCTCCACCGCGCGTGTCCAAGAGCTTCTTGA gccTGCTGTTGCAGGTGCTGAGCGTGTTGCTGTCCCTGGTAGGAGACGTGCTGATCGTCGTGTACAG GGAGGTCTGTTCCATCCGCTTCCTGCTCACGGCTATGTCACTGCTGAGCCTCTTTCTGGCAG CACTCTGGTGGGGGCTGCTGTACCTGATCCCTCCTTTGGAGAAT GAACCTAGAGAGATGCTGACTCTAAG CGAGTACCACGAGCGCGTACGCTCCCAGGGGCAGCAACTGCAGCAGCTCCAGGCCGAGTTGGATAAACTGCACAAGGAAGTGTCTAGCGTTCGCGCAGCCAACAGCGAG AGAGTGGCCAAGCTTGTATTCCAGAGGTTGAATGAAGACTTTGTGAGGAAACCCGACTATGCGCTGAGCTCTGTGG GGGCCTCCATCGACCTTGAGAAGACATCACACGATTATGAGGATGCGAACACTGCCTATTTCTGGAATCGCTTCAGCTTCTGGAATTACGCACGGCCGCCAACGGTTATCCTGGAG CCAGATGTATTCCCGGGGAATTGCTGGGCTTTTGAGGGCGACCAGGGCCAGGTGGTGATCCGGCTACCGGGTCGTGTGCAACTAAGCGACATCACCCTGCAGCACCCACCACCCAGTGTGGCACACACCGGAGGAGCCAAAAGCGCCCCCCGCGACTTCGCAGTCTAC GGCCTCCAGGTTGATGACGAGACTGAAGTTTTCTTGGGGAAATTCACCTTCAATGTGGAGAAATCGGAGATTCAGACTTTCCATCTACAG GTCCCAGCTTGGGAAGGAAGGCCAGCAGGCTTCACCCAGGCAGGGCTGAGCCTGTATCCAGCTCTAGGACACCTAAGGAAGAGAAGGCCCTTAGAGTCTCCATACTCCTCTAATTCCCTTAGGGTGAGCTCAATGGGACAGGACACGGTGAGTACAACCAACCCTGGTATGATgggaagatgcagaaaaagtatacTGGCCTTCATCAACAACTCTGAGCCCAAATTGGACCTCACCCTAAATTCCCTATAA
- the SPAG4 gene encoding sperm-associated antigen 4 protein isoform X2 gives MRRSPRPGSATSPHKHTPNFYSDNSNSSVSVTSGDSSGPRSAGPGPGEPEGRRARGSSCGEPALSAGVSGGTTWAGSSRQKPAPRSHNGPTACGAATVRGGASEPAGSPVVSEEQLDLLSTLDLRQEMPPPRVSKSFLSMGQASRNPSDPLAPHSEFQFSFPRDRFRSEPGPCLLLQVLSVLLSLVGDVLIVVYREVCSIRFLLTAMSLLSLFLAALWWGLLYLIPPLENEPREMLTLSEYHERVRSQGQQLQQLQAELDKLHKEVSSVRAANSEGPPSTLRRHHTIMRMRTLPISGIASASGITHGRQRLSWSTHHPVWHTPEEPKAPPATSQSTASRLMTRLKFSWGNSPSMWRNRRFRLSIYRFFSDQTKTSTRMLGAYMCTWDWIPFLRDQSFLCYQLSFPNLLLLIGMSILYKQSFKMYTFRDPWVAQWFGACLWPRARFWRPGIESHIWLPVHGACFSLCLCLCLSLSLCDYHK, from the exons ATGCGGCGGAGCCCCCGCCCGGGCTCGGCCACGTCCCCTCACAAGCACACGCCCAACTTCTACAGCGACAACAGCAACAGCTCAGTGAGCGTCACCTCGGGGGACAGCAGCGGGCCCCGGTCAGCTGGACCGGGGCCCGGGGAGCCCGAGGGCAGAAGAGCCCGGGGCTCGAGCTGCGGTGAGCCCGCCTTGAGCGCAGGAGTGTCCGGAGGAACCACATGGGCTGGAAGCTCTCGGCAGAAGCCTGCGCCTCGGAGCCACAATGGGCCGACCGCCTGTGGCGCGGCAACcgtgaggggcggggcctcgg AACCGGCTGGCTCTCCCGTAGTCTCTGAGGAGCAGCTCGACCTTCTCTCGACCCTGGATCTGAGGCAGGAGATGCCTCCACCGCGCGTGTCCAAGAGCTTCTTGAGTATGGGCCAGGCCAGCCGGAACCCCTCTGACCCTCTGGCTCCCCACTCTGAATTCCAGTTCTCATTTCCGAGAGACCGTTTTCGTTCTGAGCCGGGCCCAT gccTGCTGTTGCAGGTGCTGAGCGTGTTGCTGTCCCTGGTAGGAGACGTGCTGATCGTCGTGTACAG GGAGGTCTGTTCCATCCGCTTCCTGCTCACGGCTATGTCACTGCTGAGCCTCTTTCTGGCAG CACTCTGGTGGGGGCTGCTGTACCTGATCCCTCCTTTGGAGAAT GAACCTAGAGAGATGCTGACTCTAAG CGAGTACCACGAGCGCGTACGCTCCCAGGGGCAGCAACTGCAGCAGCTCCAGGCCGAGTTGGATAAACTGCACAAGGAAGTGTCTAGCGTTCGCGCAGCCAACAGCGAG GGGCCTCCATCGACCTTGAGAAGACATCACACGATTATGAGGATGCGAACACTGCCTATTTCTGGAATCGCTTCAGCTTCTGGAATTACGCACGGCCGCCAACGGTTATCCTGGAG CACCCACCACCCAGTGTGGCACACACCGGAGGAGCCAAAAGCGCCCCCCGCGACTTCGCAGTCTAC GGCCTCCAGGTTGATGACGAGACTGAAGTTTTCTTGGGGAAATTCACCTTCAATGTGGAGAAATCGGAGATTCAGACTTTCCATCTACAG GTTCTTCTCTGACCAGACTAAAACCTCAACCAGAATGTTGGGGGCCTACATGTGcacatgggactggattccaTTTCTAAGAgaccagag CTTCTTGTGCTACCAGTTGTCTTTTCCCAATCTCTTGCTTCTCATTGGAATGAGCATTTTGTACAAGCAAAGCTTTAAAATGTAcacttttcgggatccctgggtggcgcagtggtttggcgcctgcctttggcccagggcgcgattctggagacccgggatcgaatcccacatctggctcccagtgcatggagcctgcttctccctctgcctgtgtctctgcctctctctctctctctgtgactatcataaataa
- the SPAG4 gene encoding sperm-associated antigen 4 protein isoform X6, with amino-acid sequence MRRSPRPGSATSPHKHTPNFYSDNSNSSVSVTSGDSSGPRSAGPGPGEPEGRRARGSSCGEPALSAGVSGGTTWAGSSRQKPAPRSHNGPTACGAATVRGGASEPAGSPVVSEEQLDLLSTLDLRQEMPPPRVSKSFLSMGQASRNPSDPLAPHSEFQFSFPRDRFRSEPGPCLLLQVLSVLLSLVGDVLIVVYREVCSIRFLLTAMSLLSLFLAALWWGLLYLIPPLENEPREMLTLSEYHERVRSQGQQLQQLQAELDKLHKEVSSVRAANSERVAKLVFQRLNEDFVRKPDYALSSVGASIDLEKTSHDYEDANTAYFWNRFSFWNYARPPTVILEHPPPSVAHTGGAKSAPRDFAVYGLQVDDETEVFLGKFTFNVEKSEIQTFHLQVPAWEGRPAGFTQAGLSLYPALGHLRKRRPLESPYSSNSLRVSSMGQDTVSTTNPGMMGRCRKSILAFINNSEPKLDLTLNSL; translated from the exons ATGCGGCGGAGCCCCCGCCCGGGCTCGGCCACGTCCCCTCACAAGCACACGCCCAACTTCTACAGCGACAACAGCAACAGCTCAGTGAGCGTCACCTCGGGGGACAGCAGCGGGCCCCGGTCAGCTGGACCGGGGCCCGGGGAGCCCGAGGGCAGAAGAGCCCGGGGCTCGAGCTGCGGTGAGCCCGCCTTGAGCGCAGGAGTGTCCGGAGGAACCACATGGGCTGGAAGCTCTCGGCAGAAGCCTGCGCCTCGGAGCCACAATGGGCCGACCGCCTGTGGCGCGGCAACcgtgaggggcggggcctcgg AACCGGCTGGCTCTCCCGTAGTCTCTGAGGAGCAGCTCGACCTTCTCTCGACCCTGGATCTGAGGCAGGAGATGCCTCCACCGCGCGTGTCCAAGAGCTTCTTGAGTATGGGCCAGGCCAGCCGGAACCCCTCTGACCCTCTGGCTCCCCACTCTGAATTCCAGTTCTCATTTCCGAGAGACCGTTTTCGTTCTGAGCCGGGCCCAT gccTGCTGTTGCAGGTGCTGAGCGTGTTGCTGTCCCTGGTAGGAGACGTGCTGATCGTCGTGTACAG GGAGGTCTGTTCCATCCGCTTCCTGCTCACGGCTATGTCACTGCTGAGCCTCTTTCTGGCAG CACTCTGGTGGGGGCTGCTGTACCTGATCCCTCCTTTGGAGAAT GAACCTAGAGAGATGCTGACTCTAAG CGAGTACCACGAGCGCGTACGCTCCCAGGGGCAGCAACTGCAGCAGCTCCAGGCCGAGTTGGATAAACTGCACAAGGAAGTGTCTAGCGTTCGCGCAGCCAACAGCGAG AGAGTGGCCAAGCTTGTATTCCAGAGGTTGAATGAAGACTTTGTGAGGAAACCCGACTATGCGCTGAGCTCTGTGG GGGCCTCCATCGACCTTGAGAAGACATCACACGATTATGAGGATGCGAACACTGCCTATTTCTGGAATCGCTTCAGCTTCTGGAATTACGCACGGCCGCCAACGGTTATCCTGGAG CACCCACCACCCAGTGTGGCACACACCGGAGGAGCCAAAAGCGCCCCCCGCGACTTCGCAGTCTAC GGCCTCCAGGTTGATGACGAGACTGAAGTTTTCTTGGGGAAATTCACCTTCAATGTGGAGAAATCGGAGATTCAGACTTTCCATCTACAG GTCCCAGCTTGGGAAGGAAGGCCAGCAGGCTTCACCCAGGCAGGGCTGAGCCTGTATCCAGCTCTAGGACACCTAAGGAAGAGAAGGCCCTTAGAGTCTCCATACTCCTCTAATTCCCTTAGGGTGAGCTCAATGGGACAGGACACGGTGAGTACAACCAACCCTGGTATGATgggaagatgcagaaaaagtatacTGGCCTTCATCAACAACTCTGAGCCCAAATTGGACCTCACCCTAAATTCCCTATAA
- the SPAG4 gene encoding sperm-associated antigen 4 protein isoform X7, translating into MRRSPRPGSATSPHKHTPNFYSDNSNSSVSVTSGDSSGPRSAGPGPGEPEGRRARGSSCGEPALSAGVSGGTTWAGSSRQKPAPRSHNGPTACGAATVRGGASEPAGSPVVSEEQLDLLSTLDLRQEMPPPRVSKSFLSMGQASRNPSDPLAPHSEFQFSFPRDRFRSEPGPCLLLQVLSVLLSLVGDVLIVVYREVCSIRFLLTAMSLLSLFLAALWWGLLYLIPPLENEPREMLTLSEYHERVRSQGQQLQQLQAELDKLHKEVSSVRAANSEGPPSTLRRHHTIMRMRTLPISGIASASGITHGRQRLSWRASRLMTRLKFSWGNSPSMWRNRRFRLSIYRFFSDQTKTSTRMLGAYMCTWDWIPFLRDQSFLCYQLSFPNLLLLIGMSILYKQSFKMYTFRDPWVAQWFGACLWPRARFWRPGIESHIWLPVHGACFSLCLCLCLSLSLCDYHK; encoded by the exons ATGCGGCGGAGCCCCCGCCCGGGCTCGGCCACGTCCCCTCACAAGCACACGCCCAACTTCTACAGCGACAACAGCAACAGCTCAGTGAGCGTCACCTCGGGGGACAGCAGCGGGCCCCGGTCAGCTGGACCGGGGCCCGGGGAGCCCGAGGGCAGAAGAGCCCGGGGCTCGAGCTGCGGTGAGCCCGCCTTGAGCGCAGGAGTGTCCGGAGGAACCACATGGGCTGGAAGCTCTCGGCAGAAGCCTGCGCCTCGGAGCCACAATGGGCCGACCGCCTGTGGCGCGGCAACcgtgaggggcggggcctcgg AACCGGCTGGCTCTCCCGTAGTCTCTGAGGAGCAGCTCGACCTTCTCTCGACCCTGGATCTGAGGCAGGAGATGCCTCCACCGCGCGTGTCCAAGAGCTTCTTGAGTATGGGCCAGGCCAGCCGGAACCCCTCTGACCCTCTGGCTCCCCACTCTGAATTCCAGTTCTCATTTCCGAGAGACCGTTTTCGTTCTGAGCCGGGCCCAT gccTGCTGTTGCAGGTGCTGAGCGTGTTGCTGTCCCTGGTAGGAGACGTGCTGATCGTCGTGTACAG GGAGGTCTGTTCCATCCGCTTCCTGCTCACGGCTATGTCACTGCTGAGCCTCTTTCTGGCAG CACTCTGGTGGGGGCTGCTGTACCTGATCCCTCCTTTGGAGAAT GAACCTAGAGAGATGCTGACTCTAAG CGAGTACCACGAGCGCGTACGCTCCCAGGGGCAGCAACTGCAGCAGCTCCAGGCCGAGTTGGATAAACTGCACAAGGAAGTGTCTAGCGTTCGCGCAGCCAACAGCGAG GGGCCTCCATCGACCTTGAGAAGACATCACACGATTATGAGGATGCGAACACTGCCTATTTCTGGAATCGCTTCAGCTTCTGGAATTACGCACGGCCGCCAACGGTTATCCTGGAG GGCCTCCAGGTTGATGACGAGACTGAAGTTTTCTTGGGGAAATTCACCTTCAATGTGGAGAAATCGGAGATTCAGACTTTCCATCTACAG GTTCTTCTCTGACCAGACTAAAACCTCAACCAGAATGTTGGGGGCCTACATGTGcacatgggactggattccaTTTCTAAGAgaccagag CTTCTTGTGCTACCAGTTGTCTTTTCCCAATCTCTTGCTTCTCATTGGAATGAGCATTTTGTACAAGCAAAGCTTTAAAATGTAcacttttcgggatccctgggtggcgcagtggtttggcgcctgcctttggcccagggcgcgattctggagacccgggatcgaatcccacatctggctcccagtgcatggagcctgcttctccctctgcctgtgtctctgcctctctctctctctctgtgactatcataaataa